Part of the Pyricularia oryzae 70-15 chromosome 3, whole genome shotgun sequence genome, AAATGCGTGGAGCCGACTGCGGCGTCGACGCCTGCTCGGCGCAGCCTCCGTCATCCATCATAGGAACATTCTTTTCGCTTTCGCCTTTCATCGGGACGTTTGCCGTCGTCGCCATAATCACCTCCCGTCATGTCCACCCTATCTTGTCGCGGATGCACGATGGCGCCCGTGATGACGGGGAGGATCATGTCCTCCCGGCGACGGCACCGGCGGCGTTGAGGGCGTGCCATGTCGAGCACGGCAACCGCAGCATTCGCCAGAAACTGTCAGGGGCTGCCTTTGCGGCCACCATTGGGCTTTCGACCGTCCTGGGAGAGCTGATATTGGCTGAGATCTCGGACCTAATCAATGCAagggcgaggacgacggcgCTGCGGTATACAGTGCCCACTCTGCTCTTTCTGCTCATCGGCCTGACACCGTTTCTGATTATTCAGTCAGTCATTGTCGGGGCCGGTTGGTCGTTTCAACGGACGGCCAAGGGGCGCCTCCCACGCATGGCGTGGACGCTGCAGCTGTCTGCGTTTGCCATTTGGCTACTTGTATTCTGGCAGCTGGGGCGGTTGGTCCCCGGACCGGATGATAACTACGCCTATGCCCGAGATGCGGCAGCTAGCTTTGACAGTACGGGCATCTCGATGGCCATGCGGGACTCTCCTACCACCTTCCCCGACTTGTCCGCCGGCGGTAGGGTGCTGTCGAGAGCTTGTCTCGAGAGGATAGGCGTGATTGGGATATCGCTAATGGCGCTTTTGTCTGGCTTTGCCAGTGTGTCCTCTCCCTTCCATATACTCTCCGACAATAGGCAACACCGAAAACGACCAGTCACCGATGCGCAGATTGCTAGGAAGCAGTCCGGGCTCGAGGCAACCCAGGAACTGCTGGTGCACAAGAAACACCGCCTACGAGCACTGCAGCACAAGTCGGCCGCCACTACATCGGTGGCTGAGCACAATTCGCCCACCTCGCCGGCACAGCTCGTCGGCAAGCTGGTCGGGTCGATCAAGAGTTTCGGGGGCGGTGGCGAGGCCGGTGAGATCAAGGCACTGCAGATGGAGATAACCGGGTTGGAACAGATGGAGGCCAGCATGTCGTCGAGTCTGGCGGCCATGCGAACGAGGCAAGCAAATCACGCACGTGACGGGACCGCCCTGGGCGCCCTCATGGCGCTGCCATCATATGCCTTCGGTCTCTACTGTGTCTACAGGATCCTCGCAACGACCATGACGACCCTCCGGCGGGCATACTCCCCCGGCGCATCATTCTCATCTTCGGATCCCATAAACCGCTTCCTCGGACTGCTTGCCAGGCACTGGGACCCTAAGCTGGACCAGCTCGCATGGGCGAGGCAGATCTCGTTTCTGCTGTCAGGGGTCATCCTAGCCCTGTCGGCAAATTCCGTCCTGCAGACCTTTCACCTGTTCTCCAAGTGGGCGCCGGGGCTCCTGCACCACACAAAGGCGAACCTGCCGCTGCTGGTCGCGCAGGTCACGGCGACCTACGTCATTAGCGCGGCGCTTCTGCTGAGGAGCAATCTGCCCAAGGAGGCGTCAAGTGCAGTaggggacgtgctcgagaGTGCGCTCGAGCCTGGATTTGTCGATCGCGTAAgtaaattttttttcttcgtccGAAATATTCAACTATTTCGACCAATTGCTTTGAGGGACATTCGCCACTCCTAAGTGGGTTACTTTCCTGCTTAGTTTCTTCCCAGCTGCGTAGCTAATCAAGCTGAGTATAAAAACAGTGGTTCGAGGGATGGTTCTTACTCGCCAGCATAGCGACTGCGTTGGGTATCTGGATCGGCAGGAAGATCGCAGGGTCCACGACAGACTGGGATGACTGGGAGGAACTATCTGCGGAAGAGCTGGGTCAAAAACGATCATGACAAGTCTCCGGCTGTTTAGAGAGTCTATGTTTCTCTGGGGTCTATGATATACTATGAAGAAAACCTAGCCCCTCTTATCCATTTGCGGACACTCTACGGCTCATGTAAGCTATTTATTCTTTGTTCATTTGTATCTGTTTTTATCATGTACGATGTAGACAGCGTCTTTGGGGTGTTAGAAAAGTATTTTAATAAAGACGACGCGTCTAGACCTCTAAGCCCCTACCTATattgtatatatatataggCTAGACTTTCTCGTTCcaattctagaactagacctaaTCAGCAAACTCTTAGGCCGAGTCTTGCACAGCCATCTCTGCGTCATGTACAATATTATCTAGGGGCGATTTGCGCACAGGCTTGCAAGATGGGGCTTTGTCCCGACCCCGAAGTTGTGttgctattttttttttttttttgtagggCAGCTGGGGGGTAGAGGGTTCAAagctttttgttcttctgGCCCGATCAATGAAAAGCCGGGGAGAAATCATTCCAAAATTCAGAACACTACGCTAAGGCACGTACTGTAAGGTCGCGGGCGGGGGGGTGGGGGGTGGGGGGTGCCGTAGCGGCGCCCGGATGGGCCTGCCCGTTGTGACGCACCCCACTCGGGCCTATCCGCTCAAGTGCTGTCTGTTACTGGACTTTCAACTCGGTCTTTTGGGACTGGATAGAGAACCCTTGAAACTAGGCGCCGCCTCGTCTCAGCGGCTCTGGAGCTCTTTTTGGCGGctggattttctttttctgaacTTTGAATGCTTCTGCTTGACCAATACCCCTCTCCACACTTTGTGAATTCTTAGACGTACGTTTTTTCTCTTACGTTTCACTGGGCTAGATTTGTACTACTGTGGTACGGTATCGGCGTTTTCTGATTGACGAGTGAACTTCTTAGGCTGTTTGCTGAAACGTACCCGGAATGTCGGTAtactgtacttttttcccccctcgCTGCCCTTTGCTGCGTCACTTTTTCTGTTTGTTCCACTTGTCATGTCGTGTCTTTGTCATCCCCCCTCCATCGGACGAGTTATATACCGGATTCTGCGTCCCTTGTTGCTTAATCAACACATGTGGGCACGGGATTTACTCTCAACGGTTTTCCGAGGTGGGTTGGTTTGCTGTCTAATGATGAGATTGCTTCAAAGTTAGAACATGAGGCCACTGTGACAGTGACAAGAAATTCCGCGTGTTCGGGATATATGTATATGTGATATGGGGTAACACATGTACGGGGAAGGGTTTGTGTTCCCTGTTATTTATTTGGGACTGAGGGGGACCACTGAGCCGAAATACCATCCATCCTATCTACCCAAGTTCAGAGCAAATAATTCGGCTGCTGCAGAGGAATAAAGACAGCCAAAAGGCCAAGGTTCAGCTGCACAAAGTAATCTCAGCCTCATTCGCTAGGAGATAAAGcgagaagaagcaaaaagtCTTGGCTGACAGCCGGGACGCACTGACCGTTGACGATTCGTTCGACAGGGTTCGCTTGCACCTCGCTTTTGGTTACATGGGGTTGATGTAGTGGTACTACAGTAGTCCAGACGACAGGCCAAGAACACCCACCCCCACAACCATCATTGGGAAAGAAGTGCAGGAGTGCATATCCGAATCTGATTCCCCTGGGAAATGCAaagtcaaaggcttttaagACGACAGTAATTGTTACATTTCTCGGTCCAAATATCAGCCGCATTAAACCGGGAACCCAGTTTGCCAATCCATCTGGCATTTTCTAGATTCTCCTACGCAGGTCGGGCCGTTGAAGCTGTCTGTCAGTTCATCACACTTCCCGCCAAGACCATGGGACGAACGTGGTTCGGGTGGAATTTTCTTCGTTGATGGGTGGTGATCGTCCAGGACCCCAGTTCATGCTGACACAACCCCGTGTTTCGGTGGCCTGTCACCAAAGCCCGATTTCACTCTCTTTTTGATCTCTTTTCATGTTACTCTCCCCCTCCACTTGTTCTTTTTACTTGTCACCTAGTCCCTCCATTATCTCTGTGAGAGGGGTGTTCcttgcttttctttggctGGTTCCGCGTCAatcattttcttcttttttgtgcCCACCTGTTTTTCTGTTCTCTTCGTCATAGGCAGGAGGATCCCAAGAGGGTCGATCTGGACctgtaccttttttttcgtccgtGCCCTcaaaggtaccttacctacctccaTCGCGAGGTAACATAGCTTAACCTTCCTTCCTGCCTTTCCTAtcttcttttgtcttttttttcccgctTTCGCCGGGCGCTTGCTTCCCTCCCCTCCAAAAACTTacgttttttgttcttttctcCTGGCTGCGCCCTGTTCTTACTTTCGATTCGATATACCCgccttttcttctcttctctttCGCAATTTATTTCCTTTGTTATTACCCGGAGGGTGTCTGTATTTTCTTCCGTTTGCTCCCCACCTGGCCATATTTAGCAACCGTGAGAAAAGACTACACCACTATTTTGAACAGTCATTGTCGAGACACCGCGCGAAACCACTTCGAACGACTATAGAGCCACACGACCCACGTGGCATAGACCCGTCAGATTTTTTGGGATTGACAAGTCTACCACATTGCTTCTCCAGGGAATAAACCACCACTACCAGCGGACTATCCTAGCTACCCATCAACTACAGTACAAGAGCACTCGTCGACCTAGCGCTCGTAGTCGCAAACTCAATATATAGGTACCTTTTCCAGGTgctttatatatatatagaaACCACTTGGAACGTGACCGCAGGGTCAGCAACCCGCCCGACCTATTAAAAGAACTAGCGCTCCGTCCATCTCCAAATACATCCACCAACATGTCGCAGGTCTTGACGCTAGCCAGCTTCCAATCGATAGCGTCCTCGAGTGTGCCCCTCGGCTGCATCCTGGCCTACAACAACACGCGCCTTTCGGGATGCAAAAGGTCCGACTTCAGATCCGGCACGGGGTGCTCGGCGAGCTGCCAGCGCTCCATTCAGAGCGTCGAAGCCACGCTGCAGCTCGTGTGCGGCGGCGGTGATGTCGACGTGCCCTCGGGCTCCGTGCTGGCGTCGGCGATGGAGGGGAACCTTGTAAATACTCTATGCGGCAACGgcctgcagcagccgccggcCACGACGGTGGTGACTACAACGACAACGGTTCCCAAGGAATCCAACGCGCCCATCCTATCGACTATAATTCCGCCAGCATCTACAACAGCGTCGGCCGCTCCCACAACTACAGCCGGAGCGCCGACACCGTCCCTCCCTCCGCCACCTCCACCTCCGCGCCCAGATACGGAGAGCCCGAGCGCGACAAGCACACCAGGTCCGGATCCGGCACCAGTATCGGCGCCACCAGCTCCGGAGAGGGGAGGCGGCAGCCCCTTTGACGTCCAAGGTTCTGCTGGTACTTCCAGTCCCACGATACCCCGGCTTTCGGTGGTGATGTCGTGGACCTTTGTGTTATTACTATTAATGCGGTGATGCGCTTGTGATCTGCAAGTGCATTGCCAGAGCCGGAGATGACCGTTCTTGGAGAATTTTCCTTCTAAAGAAATTTAAAGTAAAACATAATTGGGGGGGGCTTAACGGGGAAGGGGTacctttgctttttttaaaGTTCGGGAGAGGGGCGGATGGAATGAATGTCTAGGGTAGCATGTCCGAGAGGACCTGTCAAAGATCCAGGAGACCTGGGAATAGCGCGGCGTTGATGGAATTTTGGGGGAAACTGATTTAGATGGACTTTCGGGGCAAAGACAAGTTGGGGTAATGCGAATAAAACGTAATCATTCCATTTCTTTTATTCTCTTCTCAACAGTGAATATGCCATTGATATGCAAACATCTGACCCACTAGCCTGCCTAGGATAATCAtttgttctagttctaggttcTAGTTGTAGATCAAGTCAAACGAGGAAAAGTAAAAcacagaagagaaaaaaaacctagCTTCCATATACAAATCCTGTAGTCATTATTGTTGCACAGAGTTTTAAAacagaacaaaacaaatcaGAGAGATGAAGAATTTGTCAAAAAAAATCTGCATTTCATTAGAAAACATGCAGAAAATTGAACTCAAGCACTGGTCGCAGTGCTCTGCCACAAGTCCCTCATCTGTATGATGCTGGGGATGCAGCCCAGCATACCGACGCCGAGCTCGCTCAGCAGACCACTCTCAGAGCCCCAGTGCATGATGACAGGCGACCAGGCGACGTAGCGCGTCATGGTCTTCTTCCACTCGGCGGTGCGGACCTCGGCGCCCTTGGTCGCCTCGAAGGCCAGCCTGCCAATCTCCATGCCGACAAAGACGCCCCAGAAGCGGCTGCTCCAGCGGGCCAGCTTGGCCTGCTCGGCCGGCGAATAGCCCAGCACACCCTTGGATGAGAGGAAGGCCACGTTCTCGAGCAGCTGGAAGCCCGCGCACGACAGGAGCTGGGCCCACTGCAGGGCCACTACGGCGGATGAGCTGGATTGCTGTTGCGTGCCGGCCACGTCCTTCTCCGACGACGATTGCTGTTTCCTGGCCCTGCGCGCCTGGAGAGATGCGGCGATCAGCCGGCGCGCCCAAAAGTACATGCCCAACAGACCCCAGAGGCGgtgcgcgacgcgggcctcGGCGAGCAGGCCGCCCAGGGCGCGCAGGCGGGAGGCGACCAGCAGGGCCAgcgccgaggcggcggtcTTGGGCGAGGCCGCCGCGGAGGAGGTGAGGAGCACGGCGCTCTGCTGGGAGGGAAGGGAGAGGACGAGCAGCGCAATGTCCTTGGCGGAGCGACGGAGCGCGTTGGTGCCCAGAACGGTCAGGGCCGCTGCCGAGAGGCGGGAGGTGTAGCAGACGAATTGGAGAACGCACTGTCGGAAGCATCCGGTTGTTAGTAAAAGGTGGTGCTGCGCCCTGGCGAGTGTAGAcgggtggggggggggggggaagcgCCAGGGAAAGTGCCGGCTTGACTTTGCGCTACGCACATCAATGCCTGTAGGCGTCTGCAGGCAGCGGTGCAGATGAGAGAGGAACGCATCTACGTTCGCAGGTGCGGCGGCCAGGCTCGCGCTGAGAGGAACTGCGGCCTTCTTTACGTTGGCTGGAGGCGTCGACGATGGCACAGGCTCGCCTGTCGGCAGCGATGTGATTTCGGCTGAAGACGTCATTATGGTTGGTGGGTTTGTATGGTGGACGAAATTCGCTGGCGGGATTCTCCTTTGTTGATTCTTTGAAATTGAATCAAGTTAGTATGAGACTCTCAGAGTTAAACCGAGTTGCAGGTCCTTAGAATCCAAGCTGGGTGAACGTATACGGTGCGTAGGCAATTCGAaaaccaaaaccaaaaaaataaaatacggCCGGCCGTTGAACCTCGGGAGACTTCCTTAGATGGAAACTACCCCTACACTCAGACTGGAATAGTGGCCCTCGGCGTCGGCTCAAATGGTCGGTAGCTGCGGGCGGTGACGACAGATCGGTTTTAATAGGGGCCGCACGCAAGCGGGGTGCCCCAGACTCCAAAGCATAAACAATTTCCCAAGCTATGGAGAAATTGCTGCGAAGGTTCAGGTGGTCAATGGGGCATGAACACTTACTTGTTCATGCGCGCAATTGATTATATGCACGCACCACACCACAATTCCAACAAGGCCATTGCTGGTGAATTCTGTTTCCCATGAGGCGGTAGACTGCTCTgagaaataaataaaaaatatcGATTGAGAGTAAATACATAAAAGATCGCAACACGCGTTATTAGTCCGGACTCCATAGTTACATTGCAGTTTGCAGGTTGGTTAATGTATAGTACCATACTTGGGTATTGTAGCAAACCGCCGCTATATGCAAGCTGGAGGCTCAACATGTGATAACAGCACAACCGACTTACTAGGCAGACTATCTAGACAAACTACAGTAGTCGGAAAAGCAAGACAGAAAGAATATCATATCGATACCGCACTCGGTGGGTTTTGCTGAATTCTTTCTGGGATGCCCGCCCTCGTCCAGCACGTGCCTCAAGACATATGTGACGCCAATTATAGCCAATTTGATGGCAACAGAGGTACCATTCACTCATGGTCCAAGTTGACGAACCCTTAATCTAATGCTTAATAGAACAGTGAGTCTCTGAGGAAGTGTCCGACGACAAATGGTATTAGAATATTGACACAAAATGTATCTTTAAATGTTTgaaccaaacaaacaaatcaaGGGAAAATCAAAATCCATTCCAGCCAATGTAACCGCGGGGTTTGACGCTCCTGCACGCAATAGGCACGCAAGCAAGATCTCAAGGGAGTTTGACCGAATTGAAGGGCTGGATGTAGATCAAAGTGGGGCTTGAACAGTTTCACAGCCGCCTGCGCCATCCAACCAAGTACGAAGCTCAAGGACCGTTACCTAGACAACCAGCCGAGAGCAACAAACATTACACCCGCGTGAACCCAAATTCACGGCTGGTCCCAATCGAGCGAGCCATCCTAGACGAACACAGGTGTGTGTGTTTCTGTCTACCTTGCCTATCCGCATGTTTTGTACAGCCAGGCTAAACCCGCAATTCGAAGTCACTTCAATACCAGTTGACGCTTGCAACTTATCCCCCTTagcatttttttatttttgataCAAAACAACACACAAACAAGTGCACACACAAGCAAACCAACCATACATAAAATCGCCAACCGCGCTACAGGGCCTTGACGGCGTGAATCGAAAAGCAGCTTTGTCTCCATGACATTGTGAAATGCACCTGGGTCGGAGAATCCGATTTTGTTCCTGCCCTTCGTTTCccggagaagaaaaagtctAGGACGGGACAACTCCGCGCCGACCACCTAATCAACACCTTTTTTCGAGAGTGCTGCTCAAGAGCAGTGCACAGCGACCAGAACAATGGACGCCAGCTACCTGTCCCAACAGGTTAACACCATAATAGACCAACTGCATGGTCTGTTTGACGAAATTGGAGTTCCCAGCCATGAGCGCGAGTCGAGGGAAACCGAGGTATGCATTCGCCCAAGACGAGAAGGAATTAGAACAGAGTGAATAGGAAAGTTTCACCTGCCTCCGAGTACACGCCTTGCTAAAGCCATAAACATGAATAGCTCTTCTCCGCCTTGTCGGATACTCTGCAGAAGCAGGTCCGCTCCGTCAACtcagaaaaaaaggccaTGGTAGAAGAAGCACAACGCATCATTACCATCATCCGCCAAATGGAAGCATCCCTAGACGATTCCCAATCACATCGCGACTATTCCTCAGGCGACGATCTCAAGATCACATATCCTTTAACTAGGTGTCTACAAGGCCTAAAAGAAAAGCATCAACAAATCAGCAAACTGCACAAAGATCGCTTCGAGCAAGTAAAGAGTACGCACCTTTGTCCAAGACGCATTCATCTAGGCTTCTGCGACCTCTGCTAACCATGCTCACAACAGAACTTGTCGTCGCCCTCGAATCATACTCATCCCACCTTGAATCTAGTTTTGTCAAGCTCCGGCTACCGCCTACTGGACCCAACCAGTCAATACCTCCCGACTTCGATCTGTCCCCTTCTTATGTGCAAAAGCTGGATGACGAGTTCACCCGCGTATATGAGGAGTACACCCGCCGCGTTACGACTGTCAAGGCTATCTGCGAACACATCATCTCTCTCTGGGCAGAACTAGGCACCCCGCAAGCTCAGACCGATGGTGCCATCGTCAAATACTACCGTGACGCCCCTGAGCAGCTTGGACTCCATGAGGAGGATATTGCCCAGTTGCGATCAAAGCGCGACAAGCTggctgaagagaagaaatcTCGTGAGAAGCGTCTGCGGGATCTCAAAGCGGCCGTCGAAGCGCTTTGGGAGAAGCTCGGCATCGAGGAGCACGAGCGCAAGAAGTTCCTCAACGCCAATCGCGGGTGCGGCGTCCGACAGATCAACGAGTTTGAGGACGAATTGGGCCGTTTGAACGAGCTCAAGCGTCAGAACCTGCACTTGTTTGTAGAAGACGCCCGCTTCAAGCTTCAGGAGCTATGGGATGCCCTGTATTTGTGCGAGGACGAGATGCTGGAGTTCACCCCTGCATTCTCCGATGTGTACAGCGATGCCCTTCTTGAAGCTCACGAGCGTGAAATTTCTAGGCTAGAAGCACTCAAGGAGCAGCGAGCACCTATCTTGGCCCTGGTCGAAAGGCACCGGTCTCTGGTGACTGAGCGGGACGATCTGGCCGCATCTAGCCAAGATGCCTCCCGGTTGATGATGAAGGGTCAGAAGGGAGAGAGACGTGACCCAGGAAAGCTGCTCAGGGAAGAAAAGATGCGTAAAAGGATTGCCAAGGAACTACCCAAGATCACGGTCGAGCTCCGCAAGGGTCTTGAGAAGTGGGAGGATGAATGGGGCCGCGACTTCTTGGTCCATGGCGAGCGGTATCTGGACGTCATCGAGGCATCCGAGTCCAAGCCCGCCGTTCCACCGAGGTCAAAGACACCAGGCGCAGGAGCTGTCCGAACAGCAGTATCAATGGCGGGCCCAGCAGCAACCACCAGGCCTGGGACAGCAATGAAGTCCAACGCCCCGCCGAGTCGCACCAACAGCAGTGCCACCCGGCCTACCACTGCACGACCGCCCTCTCAACACGCGACCGCCAAGACGCCGACGACAGCTACCTCGGGCACAGGTACACTACGTCGAGCTCCTCAGCCGACCGCTGGACACACCACAACATCAAAGGGAAGCCCTTCGCGAATCCCCGCTAGGGCACCGCTGTCGAACCTTAAGCACGGGAATAACTCCCCCgaaaggccacggccagaATCCAGAGGCGACGCCTTCCGCAATGCTCCGCCTCTTATGCGAGCACCGCCGCCCAAAATGAGGGATCTCGTACCTCCTCCGGAAGCCAGGCTGGAAACGCCGCCCAGCCCATACAGGCGAGAGGACTTTGGCATGAGCTCCAACGTCAGGCAGGTCGAGACCGACGACATATACGACGATCGCAACGAGCGCTCACGCCAGCTGCAGGCCCGGACAAAATCCCATCAGGACCTTCGCGGTTCGCACGAATCATACGAATCACACACATCCCGCGACAAGGCCTATGCGCAGTCGACATATGCGCACGCAACGTATTCGCATCCTCCTAGACAAATTTCAAACACTTCCACAGCCGTGTCTGGATCTGAAAACTGGGAAACGTACGACGATAACTCAGAGCCCGAGGCGGATGCGTCCGATAGCTACTATGAAAAGATGCGCGCTGCGAGGGGCAAACGGATGACACCCGAGATGGGTTATGCGCGGCCGCACGCGAGCCAGGCTAAGCGCCCACGCGGACTGCCACCTGGCGCACATCCGAGCCTGGCAATGGTTGACCCCGAGGGCACCAGGATAGTCAGCGGAAGCGAGTGGACCGACGAGGATGGTTTCTAATGGATCGACGACGACTTACATGGCTCATGCGGCGTATGTGATGCTGGCTTTCTGCTCTGCGAACATGTCTCATCAGTTACTTACTTGCCTTCTTTTAATTATTTTCTTGCATGTTGTTTTTAAGGATCGGCTTTCTGTGCTGGTCATACATATCTCATTCTCTGgataaaagaaaaggggTGTTACTCGACGGCGATGGCTGTTTGATGACAATCGTTCTTTGTGTCCTCCTCTCttacttcttcttctccttcgaCTTATTTGTCACCTTGCTCTCCATTTCCTTGTTACATTCTGTTGTTCATCTTTCAGCTTCTTTGCTCCTGTCCACTGGATATCGGGGCACTTCTTGTCAATGCACGCACTCTCATACCGGCGTCTTTTGGGGGGTAATGATTTCAGGGATCTCGGAAGCTAGGCGCTCGACCTGCCATCTTTCTATTTCATAGAAGTACACACTTTGTATTGCGATGCCTTTGGACCCGGCATGTATGGCTGGGCTTCATATACGTAAATGTGCCCCTTGACCAGGTACCTAAGAGGGGCACACAACGGAAATACAACCAATGATGGTGTAAAGTGACATcaataattttttttgggtgaCTGGTTCGCATGCATATCTTGATCTAAAGATATCATGTTCGAGGCTGAATTGCGTTATCATGCCAAGCTTGCTCGGCTAGACCAAAACTGCTTAGTCGAGGACCAAGATGCCTGTGATCGCCGGTTACTGATCGTCGGTTGCCGTGATATCCATACCAGTACAACCCAAAGGTACTTGAATCGCGGGGTATTTATCACTGGGCAGATATGTACCTCCTCCCTCTTTATTCATGTGACGCAGTTGGAACCTTTCAACTGTAGGTAAGTCTATTCTTACTCAAGGTGTACCTGGAGATGTAAGCTACTTTAACGTGCCTAAATTGAGAGATCCAGCTGTTGTCTGCTTATTGCCAGCCCTACCAACCCGAGCTGGGATAGATAGCCAAGGAGCCTCTTAAGTTTGTAATTTTGCTACCGCTGCTACTAGCGCAGGTACTAACGTCGCGTTGCACAAAATTTTCTCCGTATCCTGGACTTGCACGCTCGGCTGTgttgttcttgttcttgttcttctttttctttttcttttttcttctttgttcGTACTCGGCTTTTATCATAGCCCCGAACGTCGAACTAACCGATGAAATGTTGCCGTCACTGAGTGGATGCGTGGAGCAGTGAACTGCAGCTGTACTTGCCCCATTCAACCAGACCAGCTGCATTTTGCTTTGCCTGCAAGCTGCAGGTATCCCTACCGTGCCGTACAGTAGCACCCCATCGATTTTACCCACAAAGTCCACTATAGTCAGTCACCCTAGCTCACAGGCAACTTTTACAGCTGTTTCCATGGCATCACGTCAGCCAATTTTGAAGTAGTCGGATCAACAAGACTGATTGGAAGGAACCCTTGCGACCACCGGATATCGCTTTGATCGACGCAGCCCAACGGCGAAGCAGTAACAAGAGTTAGTTGGGAATCAGCCTTATCCCGCACATAATCGACCCAACAACATACACACACAGACTCGGGCCAACTGCGGCCTTGAATGTCAAACGACAAGTCAGACCTGATGCACGCATCCGACTTGGAGTTGGGCGTCTAGCGCCAGTCAATAGTCTAAATTAACAAGTCGAAAACCTCCGTCATCGACAAACATACTAATACAACCCCCTCCCCGAACCGATCTCGAACCCGGGACTTCATGACGATCATGACTTCGCCGGCGCACCGCCCGCCAGCCTCGAGCCTGTCGATACCCCATGAGCAAGCACAGAGCGCCGCGCTCAAGGGCGCCTCCCTGGCGTTCCAGAAGCAGCTCGACGCCAGCAAGAAGAAGGCATCGCCGCCCGGCCCCAATCACAACAACAAGCTCACTACCGACCCGCGCGGCGGCGCCCTCGTCGCCGCGACGTCGGCCGCCTCGCTCAGCAACCAGACcaccggcggcagcagcgtgGCGGACCACCACCACGGCGTGCCCGAGCATGCGACCCTGTCCAGCCGGCTGGCGCAGCTGCAGCAGCGGTCCGGCAGCCCCCACCTGCGGCCGCCCGGGAACGCTGGAGGGCCCCGTTCGGCGTCGTTTATTGCCGCCACCTTGGCGGCAAGCAGGTCTACTAGTCCTAGTCCGAGCCGGAAGAATAGCGTGGTCACGCCGCAGGAGCAGAGGAGAAGGGCAGGGGCGCACAGCAGAGCGTCGTCTGTGGGCAGTCTGCGATTGACGTCGCCGTCGAA contains:
- a CDS encoding G protein-coupled receptor, which encodes MRGADCGVDACSAQPPSSIIGTFFSLSPFIGTFAVVAIITSRHVHPILSRMHDGARDDGEDHVLPATAPAALRACHVEHGNRSIRQKLSGAAFAATIGLSTVLGELILAEISDLINARARTTALRYTVPTLLFLLIGLTPFLIIQSVIVGAGWSFQRTAKGRLPRMAWTLQLSAFAIWLLVFWQLGRLVPGPDDNYAYARDAAASFDSTGISMAMRDSPTTFPDLSAGGRVLSRACLERIGVIGISLMALLSGFASVSSPFHILSDNRQHRKRPVTDAQIARKQSGLEATQELLVHKKHRLRALQHKSAATTSVAEHNSPTSPAQLVGKLVGSIKSFGGGGEAGEIKALQMEITGLEQMEASMSSSLAAMRTRQANHARDGTALGALMALPSYAFGLYCVYRILATTMTTLRRAYSPGASFSSSDPINRFLGLLARHWDPKLDQLAWARQISFLLSGVILALSANSVLQTFHLFSKWAPGLLHHTKANLPLLVAQVTATYVISAALLLRSNLPKEASSAVGDVLESALEPGFVDRWFEGWFLLASIATALGIWIGRKIAGSTTDWDDWEELSAEELGQKRS